Proteins found in one Salvia splendens isolate huo1 chromosome 10, SspV2, whole genome shotgun sequence genomic segment:
- the LOC121751713 gene encoding uncharacterized protein LOC121751713 — protein sequence MANSKLRFALSPHLVVGLAAVLLLSVCWNPRSIVAGADSDSDLDFDSDFLLFHQDYSPPAPPPPPPHPPSLSCESDLGGVGSLDTICQIVSSLNITKDVYVEGKGDFVIAANVTVDCSSFAGCELAINVTGNFTLGENASINCGTFQLVADNAFFGNGSTVNTTALAGTPPAQTSGTPQGVDGAGGGHGGRGAACLKDTSKNPEDVWGGDAYAWSSLGKPWSYGSKGGTTSKEIDYGGGGGGRVLFLVTALLDVNGSVLASGGDAGPKGGGGSGGSIYIKAHKMTGSGSISACGGSGFAGGGGGRISVDIFSRHDDPVISVYGGSSIGCPENAGAAGTFYDSVPRSLTVSNHHKSTYTDTLLMDFPQPFLTNVYIRNQAKAAVPLLWSRVQVQGQISLLHGGVLSFGLAHYSMSEFELLAEELLMSDSMIRVYGALRMSVKMFLMWNSKMLIDGGGDENVETSSLEASNLIVLRQSSVIHSNANLGVHGQGLLNLTGPGDCIEAQRLVLSLFYSINVGPGSVLRGPLKNSSDEAVTPKLYCDSQDCPSELIHPPEDCNVNSSLAFTLQICRVEDILVEGFVQGSVVHFHRARTINVQPTGVISTSGMGCHGGIGQGEVLSNGLGSGGGHGGRGGMGCYNDICVDGGITYGDANLPCELGSGSGNDSLEISTAGGGTLVMGSLEHPLITLYVEGSVRADGDSFTSLQKNNASIDKFVGPGGGSGGTILLFLRYLDLRESGNLSSAGGHGSLTGGGGGGGGRIHFHWSDISTGDVYWPIATVNGTIHTMGGLGGVQGHVGENGSISGKACPKGLYGIFCEECPIGTYKNVTGSEKSLCFPCPTDEIPNRAAYIYVRGGITETPCPYKCISDRYHMPNCYTALEELIYTFGGPWLFGLLLLGLLVLLALVLSVARMKFIGVDELPGPAPTQQGSQIDHSFPFLESLNEVLETNRVEESQSHVHRMYFMGPNTFSEPWYLPHTPPEQVKEIVYEGAFNNFVDEINALAAYQWWEGAVHSIFCILAYPFAWSWQQWRRRMKLQKIREYVRSEYDHACLRSCRSRALYEGLKVAATPDLMLAYIDFFLGGDEKRSDLPPRLLQRFPMSLLFGGDGSYMTPFILHNDNIITSLMSQSVPPTTWYRFVAGVNAQMRLVRRGCLRSKFRSVLQWLDTFANPELRLYGLHVDLAWFQATTDGYYHYGLLIYSVEEFNRVSFVCHDGESGDDEQHSRAVGVHLKDGSSNKSFLGRTQASAEGNLRGKIYGGVLDFDSLKVLEEKRDLLFILSFLIHNTKPVGHQDLVGLVISILLLGDFSLVLLTLLQLYSLSLADVFLVLFIMPLGILLPFPAGINALFSHGPRRSAGLARVYALWNITSFINIGVAFVCGYIHYRTQSSKTTPNFQPWNMDESEWWIFPLALLLCKCIQSKLVNWHVANLEIQDRALYSNDFDLFWHS from the exons ATGGCTAATTCCAAGCTTCGATTCGCGCTTTCGCCTCATTTGGTGGTAGGATTGGCGGCGGTGCTGTTGCTGTCAGTCTGCTGGAACCCTAGGTCGATTGTTGCTGGTGCGGATTCGGATTCGGACTTGGATTTCGACTCGGATTTTCTGCTGTTCCACCAGGACTACTCGCCGCCGgcgcctcctccgccgccgccgcacccGCCGTCGCTCTCGTGCGAGTCCGATCTCGGAGGAGTTGGTAGTTTGGATACTATTTGCCAGATAGTCTCCAGCTTGAACATAACGAAGGATGTGTATGTAGAAGGGAAGGGTGATTTTGTAATTGCGGCGAATGTTACTGTGGATTGCTCGTCGTTTGCTGGATGTGAGCTCGCTATAAATGTTACGGGTAACTTTACTTTAGGTGAGAATGCGTCGATAAACTGTGGCACCTTCCAGTTAGTTGCGGATAATGCGTTTTTTGGAAATGGCTCTACTGTGAATACTACTGCTTTGGCGGGGACGCCACCGGCACAGACTAGTGGGACCCCGCAAGGGGTGGATGGAGCGGGCGGGGGCCATGGAGGAAGAGGTGCGGCGTGTTTGAAGGATACAAGTAAGAACCCTGAAGATGTGTGGGGAGGGGATGCTTATGCGTGGTCGAGTTTGGGGAAGCCATGGAGTTATGGGAGTAAAGGAGGGACGACAAGTAAGGAAATTGATTATGGGGGTGGTGGAGGGGGAAGGGTCTTGTTTCTGGTGACGGCATTATTGGATGTCAATGGGAGTGTTTTGGCCAGTGGCGGAGATGCAGGTCCGAAAGGAGGTGGAGGGTCTGGAGGCAGCATATACATCAAGGCTCATAAGAT GACTGGAAGTGGCAGCATAAGTGCTTGTGGGGGTAGTGGTTTTGCTGGAGGCGGTGGTGGCAGAATTTCTGTAGATATTTTTAGCAGGCATGATGACCCGGTCATTTCTGTATATG GTGGAAGCAGTATTGGTTGCCCTGAAAATGCAGGTGCTGCAGGAACATTTTATGATTCTGTTCCTCGTAGCCTTACCGTGAGCAATCATCACAAATCAACATATACAGATACACTCCTTATGGACTTTCCTCAACCGTTTTTAACGAATGTCTATATAAGAAACCAGGCAAAGGCTGCTGTTCCCCTGCTGTGGAGCCGTGTCCAG GTTCAAGGACAAATCAGCCTCTTGCATGGAGGAGTGTTGAGTTTTGGGCTTGCACATTATTCAATGTCAGAGTTTGAACTATTGGCAGAAGAGCTGTTAATGAGTGATTCAATGATTAGA GTTTATGGGGCTCTTCGTATGTCAGTTAAAATGTTTTTAATGTGGAACTCGAAGATGTTAATAGATGGTGGTGGGGATGAGAATGTCGAGACATCGTCACTTGAGGCTAGTAATCTCATAGTCCTCAGG CAATCATCTGTTATCCATTCAAATGCAAACTTGGGAGTTCACGGGCAAGGTTTATTAAATTTGACTGGACCAGGAGATTGCATTGAAGCTCAACGGCTAGTTCTATCATTATTTTATAGCATCAAT GTTGGACCTGGATCTGTTCTGCGTGGTCCTCTGAAGAACTCCTCAGATGAGGCCGT GACACCAAAACTTTATTGTGATTCGCAAGATTGTCCCAGCGAGCTGATCCATCCACCTGAAGATTGTAATGTGAACTCTTCTCTGGCCTTTACCCTACAG ATATGTCGTGTTGAGGATATACTTGTTGAGGGTTTTGTTCAAGGCTCTGTTGTGCATTTCCATAGAGCCAGAACCATCAACGTTCAGCCCACTGGAGTTATAAGCACATCTGGAATGG GCTGCCATGGTGGAATAGGTCAAGGAGAAGTCTTGAGCAATGGTCTTGGTAGTGGTGGTGGGCACGGTGGTAGAGGTGGAATGGGCTGTTATAATGACATCTGTGTTGATGGTGGCATAACGTATGGAGATGCTAATTTGCCTTGCGAACTCGGCAGTGGAAGTGGAAATGATAGCTTGGAAATATCAACTGCTGGTGGTGGTACTTTAG TGATGGGTTCGTTGGAGCATCCCTTGATAACTTTATATGTTGAAGGTTCTGTTAGAGCAGATGGAGACAGCTTCACGAGTCTCCAGAAGAATAATGCTTCTATTGATAAGTTTGTTGGTCCTGGAGGTGGTTCTGGGGGTACTATATTGTTATTTTTGCGCTATCTGGATCTTCGTGAATCTGGCAATTTATCTAGTGCTGGAGGTCATGGTAGCCTGACTGGTggcggaggaggtggtggtggaaggATTCATTTTCACTGGTCAGATATTTCCACCGGAGATGTTTACTGGCCAATAGCGACAGTGAATGGAACAATACATACCAT GGGTGGATTAGGTGGTGTACAAGGTCATGTGGGCGAAAATGGAAGTATCAGTGGCAAAGCTTGCCCGAAAGGGCTTTATGGCATATTCTGCGAG GAATGTCCAATTGGCACTTATAAAAATGTCACAGGGTCTGAGAAATCCCTCTGTTTTCCATGCCCAACTGATGAGATTCCTAATCGGGCAGCCTATATTTATGTCCGAG GTGGTATTACCGAAACACCTTGTCCTTACAAGTGTATCTCTGATAGATATCACATGCCAAATTGTTATACCGCTCTTGAAGAACTAATATATACATTTGGCGGACCATGGTTGTTTGGCCTCCTGCTTTTGGGTCTTTTAGTTCTGCTTGCTTTAGTTCTAAGTGTTGCACGAATGAAGTTCATTGGTGTGGATGAGTTACCTGGTCCTGCTCCCACACAACAGGGTTCCCAAATAGATCATTCATTCCCTTTCTTGGAGTCTCTCAATGAG GTGCTAGAAACTAACAGAGTGGAGGAGTCTCAGAGTCATGTGCACAGGATGTACTTCATGGGTCCAAATACCTTTAGTGAACCTTGGTATCTTCCTCATACACCCCCCGAACAAGTCAAAGAAATTGT ATATGAAGGTGCATTTAACAATTTTGTCGATGAGATCAATGCTCTTGCTGCATATCAGTGGTGGGAAGGTGCAGTTCACAGTATTTTTTGCATTCTTGCCTATCCTTTTGCATGGTCATGGCAGCAGTGGCGCCGGAGAATGAAGCTGCAGAAAATTCGAGAATATGTGCGATCTGAATATGACCATGCTTGCTTACGGTCTTGTCGTTCGCGTGCTCTATATGAAGGGCTGAAG GTTGCTGCAACTCCGGATCTAATGCTGGCATACATTGACTTTTTTCTTGGTGGTGATGAGAAGAGAAGTGATCTTCCTCCTCGTCTCCTACAAAGATTTCCTATGTCTCTATTATTTGGAGGAGATGGAAGCTACATGACTCCTTTTATTCTTCATAATGACAACATCATTACTAGTCTGATGAGTCAG TCTGTTCCACCCACTACTTGGTACCGCTTTGTGGCTGGTGTGAATGCACAGATGCGCTTAGTAAGAAGGGGCTGCCTAAGATCGAAGTTTCGCTCAGTCCTTCAGTGGCTTGATACTTTTGCAAATCCTGAATTGAGGCTCTATGGTTTGCATGTGGATCTTGCTTGGTTTCAGGCTACAACTGATGGTTACTATCATTATGGACTTCTGATATATTCTGTGGAAGAATTCAACCGTGTGTCTTTTGTATGCCATGATGGAGAATCTGGAGATGATGAGCAACATTCACG TGCTGTTGGTGTTCATCTTAAAGATGGGAGTTCAAATAAGAGTTTCTTAGGACGAACTCAGGCAAGTGCCGAAGGGAACTTGAGGGGGAAGATTTATGGTGGGGTTCTAGATTTTGACAGTTTGAAGGTGCTCGAGGAGAAAAGAGATTTACTCTTTATCCTCTCTTTTCTAATTCACAACACCAAACCTGTTGGCCATCAg GATCTTGTGGGTTTGGTGATCTCAATCCTGCTTCTAGGAGATTTTAGTCTAGTGTTGCTCACCTTGCTCCAGTTGTATTCACTTTCCCTAGCGGACGTCTTTCTTGTTTTGTTTATCATGCCCCTCGGGATTTTGCTCCCCTTTCCTGCTGGAATCAACGCCTTATTCAGCCATGGACCTAGGCGATCAGCAGGTCTTGCACGTGTATATGCTCTGTGGAATATCACATCATTCATTAACATC GGTGTTGCATTCGTATGTGGCTATATTCACTATCGAACACAATCAAGTAAAACAACCCCAAACTTTCAGCCGTGGAATAT GGATGAAAGTGAATGGTGGATTTTTCCGTTGGCTCTTCTTTTGTGTAAATGTATCCAATCTAAGCTCGTAAATTGGCATGTCGCAAATCTGGAAATTCAGGATCGCGCGTTGTATAGTAACGACTTCGACTTGTTCTGGCATTCATAG
- the LOC121750472 gene encoding LRR receptor-like serine/threonine-protein kinase RGI1 → MNELSGTIPGELLLHKRLRQLWLNGNRLVRAIPAPLEAVRLEVLDLSQNYMNGSIPDDVKNLFKLTSLDLSMNLLGGELPTGLFQMSLNHLLLGHNAISGQLPEQMNLYRLQEQMNLYRLQELNLTHNNLYGKFPKSITEPKRLRTLDLSENQLSGGIENVVHLRSMSVLRLCSNNFSGKVPCEFVNRFFHENCFDISNLCSEDPKNGLPGSQEYLKCQSKHDESEKHFVIMVVVIVGCGVVVFAILFYLVRRWLLKRHKIIDSRRGQIWPSSPSVSEEDEWKMITFQRLKFNKTEILSILTDENLIGYGGSGKVYRVFVNEGSIAVAIKSIVNPRKSDHGLEKEFLTEIKTLGTIWHNNIVKLLCYLSSKEVKLLVYQYVENKSLHQWLHGRTGKYHLLVTVQSPNWSGR, encoded by the coding sequence ATGAACGAATTGTCTGGGACGATCCCGGGTGAGCTGCTGTTGCATAAAAGGTTGAGGCAATTATGGCTAAATGGAAACAGATTGGTCAGGGCGATACCCGCCCCTCTAGAAGCAGTAAGGTTAGAAGTTCTTGATCTCTCTCAAAATTACATGAATGGATCGATCCCTGATGATGTAAAGAATTTGTTCAAACTTACGTCATTGGATTTGTCGATGAATTTGCTTGGCGGGGAACTCCCCACTGGGCTGTTCCAAATGAGTCTAAATCATCTGCTTCTTGGTCACAACGCCATCTCCGGCCAACTGCCAGAGCAAATGAATTTGTACAGGCTGCAAGAGCAAATGAATTTGTACAGGCTGCAAGAGCTAAATCTTACTCACAACAACTTATATGGCAAGTTTCCAAAAAGTATAACTGAACCAAAGAGATTAAGGACACTGGATTTGTCTGAAAACCAGCTGTCTGGAGGCATAGAAAACGTGGTTCACCTGAGGTCGATGAGCGTACTCAGGCTTTGTTCTAACAACTTCTCAGGGAAGGTGCCATGCGAATTTGTGAACCGGTTCTTTCATGAGAACTGCTTTGATATTTCCAACCTCTGTTCTGAAGACCCGAAAAATGGTCTACCAGGAAGTCAGGAATATCTGAAATGTCAATCCAAACACGATGAATCAGAGAAGCATTTTGTGATAATGGTAGTAGTGATAGTTGGCTGCGGGGTTGTAGTATTTGCAATACTTTTCTACTTGGTAAGAAGATGGTTGCTCAAGAGGCATAAGATCATTGATTCAAGACGCGGGCAAATCTGGCCGTCCAGTCCTTCTGTGAGCGAAGAAGACGAATGGAAGATGATTACATTTCAGAGGTTGAAGTTCAATAAAACGGAAATCTTGTCTATTCTTACAGATGAAAACCTGATTGGGTATGGAGGCTCAGGAAAGGTATATCGAGTTTTCGTGAATGAAGGAAGCATTGCTGTTGCTATCAAGAGCATTGTGAATCCCAGAAAATCAGACCACGGACTGGAGAAGGAATTCCTAACAGAGATCAAGACGCTGGGGACTATATGGCACAACAATATAGTGAAGCTTCTATGCTATCTCTCAAGCAAAGAAGTGAAGCTTCTCGTCTACCAATATGTCGAGAACAAGAGCCTTCACCAATGGCTGCACGGCAGAACAGGGAAATATCATCTGCTGGTGACTGTCCAGTCACCAAATTGGAGTGGCCGATGA
- the LOC121750657 gene encoding endoribonuclease YBEY, chloroplastic-like isoform X2, with translation MAARVISRVLPSITALPSRLSHAPPHRRFYALASCAEVASISGRRIFVRDGGSRIARFGGRNGGVVVAAERREYRKVRRRRVAAAKKTKEKELELSVKICLEEQLPEDPEILDITEIMRLNVPMAMKLAFERLNDSEYTTRDTVITDVGGYESVELSVLFCNDEFIQKLNKDWRGEDHATDVLSMSQHIPELKLPILMLGDIVISVETAARQAEERGHTLIDEIRILMVHGLLHLLGFDHELSDEAEKEMENEEELMLKGLGWKGKGLIHSAYDAEANGASCDHPLDDRKRAGSLRFYKPKFGYIFCDMDGTLLNSKSQISSSTAEALKEASSRGVKVVIATGKTRPSVMSIFKKADLAGKDGIISELSPGVFVQGLLVYGRRGREIFRKNLEPTVCREALLYSLEHKIPIIAFTEDRCLTLFEHQLVDSLHTVYHEPKAEIIPSVEQLMAGVEIQKLLFLDTAEGVAGTIRPYWAEATGDRASVVQAQPDMLEIVPLGTSKGSGVKILLDHLGATPDEVMAIGDGENDVEMLQLASLGVALSNGSEKAKAVANVIGISNDEDGAADAIYRYAF, from the exons ATGGCGGCGCGCGTTATCTCTCGCGTGCTCCCCTCCATTACCGCCCTGCCTTCAAGACTCTCTCATGCGCCGCCTCATCGCCGATTCTACGCTTTGGCGTCGTGCGCGGAGGTCGCATCTATTTCCGGAAGGAGGATATTTGTCCGCGATGGTGGCTCGCGTATCGCGCGCTTCGGCGGCAGAAATGGAGGTGTTGTGGTGGCGGCAGAGCGGAGAGAATATCGGAAAGTTAGGAGGAGAAGAGTCGCGGCGGCGAAGAAGACCAAGGAGAAGGAGCTGGAGCTGAGCGTGAAGATTTGCCTCGAAGAACAATTGCCTGAAGATCCTGAAATTCTG GATATAACAGAAATCATGCGGCTTAATGTTCCAATGGCAATGAAATTGGCATTTGAACGTCTAAACGATTCAGAATATACAACAAGAGACACTGTAATAACTGATGTTGGCGGCTATGAGAGTGTTGAGCTGTCGGTACTTTTTTGCAACGACGAATTCATTCAGAAACTAAATAAAGACTGGAGAGGCGAAGATCACGCGACAGATGTCCTTTCAATGTCGCAACACATCCCTGAGCTCAAGCTTCCTATT CTAATGTTGGGTGACATCGTAATTTCTGTTGAGACGGCTGCAAGGCAGGCAGAGGAGAGAGGACACACTCTTATTGATGAAATTCGTATCCTCATG GTTCATGGGCTGCTACATCTTTTGGGTTTTGATCATGAGCTAAGTGATGAAGCAGAAAAGGAAATGGAGAATGAAGAGGAACTTATGCTGAAGGGTCTTGGTTGGAAGGGGAAAGGTTTGATCCACAGTGCGTATGATGCTGAAGCCAATGGTGCTTCATGTGATCATCCGTTAGATG ACAGGAAGAGAGCTGGCAGTCTCCGGTTTTACAAACCAAAATTTGGCTACATCTTCTGCGATATGGATG GTACGCTTCTCAACAGCAAAAGTCAAATTTCTTCATCAACAGCAGAAGCTCTGAAAGAAGCCTCGTCAAGGGGTGTAAAAGTAGTGATAGCCACTGGAAAA ACTCGCCCATCTGTGATGAGTATTTTTAAGAAGGCCGATTTGGCAGGCAAAGATGGCATCATTTCAGAATTATCACCGGGAGTTTTTGTACAG GGATTGCTTGTCTATGGGAGGCGGGGACGAGAAATATTCAGAAAGAATCTAGAGCCTACAGTCTGCAGAGAG GCACTTCTCTACTCTCTCGAGCATAAAATTCCGATTATTGCCTTTACTGAGGATAGGTGCTTGACATTGTTTGAACACCAACTTGTTGACTCACTTCATACTGTGTACCACGAGCCAAAg GCAGAAATAATACCATCAGTTGAGCAGCTCATGGCAGGCGTTGAGATACAG AAGCTCCTTTTCTTAGATACTGCTGAGGGAGTTGCTGGTACTATAAGGCCATATTGGGCTGAAGCTACAGGTGATCGTGCATCTGTTGTCCAAGCACAACCGGATATGCTTGAAATTGTCCCGCTTGGCACATCTAAAGGAAGCGGCGTAAAAATACTTCTTGATCATCTTGGTGCTACTCCGGATGAG GTCATGGCCATTGGGGATGGGGAAAACGATGTGGAGATGCTGCAGTTGGCTTCTTTGGGTGTTGCTCTCAGCAACGGATCAGAGAAGGCAAAAGCTGTAGCGAATGTCATAGGCATCAGCAACGATGAAGATGGAGCTGCTGACGCTATATATCGTTATGCATTCTGA
- the LOC121750657 gene encoding endoribonuclease YBEY, chloroplastic-like isoform X1 — MRLNVPMAMKLAFERLNDSEYTTRDTVITDVGGYESVELSVLFCNDEFIQKLNKDWRGEDHATDVLSMSQHIPELKLPILMLGDIVISVETAARQAEERGHTLIDEIRILMVHGLLHLLGFDHELSDEAEKEMENEEELMLKGLGWKGKGLIHSAYDAEANGASCDHPLDDRKRAGSLRFYKPKFGYIFCDMDGTLLNSKSQISSSTAEALKEASSRGVKVVIATGKTRPSVMSIFKKADLAGKDGIISELSPGVFVQGLLVYGRRGREIFRKNLEPTVCREALLYSLEHKIPIIAFTEDRCLTLFEHQLVDSLHTVYHEPKAEIIPSVEQLMAGVEIQKLLFLDTAEGVAGTIRPYWAEATGDRASVVQAQPDMLEIVPLGTSKGSGVKILLDHLGATPDEVMAIGDGENDVEMLQLASLGVALSNGSEKAKAVANVIGISNDEDGAADAIYRYAF, encoded by the exons ATGCGGCTTAATGTTCCAATGGCAATGAAATTGGCATTTGAACGTCTAAACGATTCAGAATATACAACAAGAGACACTGTAATAACTGATGTTGGCGGCTATGAGAGTGTTGAGCTGTCGGTACTTTTTTGCAACGACGAATTCATTCAGAAACTAAATAAAGACTGGAGAGGCGAAGATCACGCGACAGATGTCCTTTCAATGTCGCAACACATCCCTGAGCTCAAGCTTCCTATT CTAATGTTGGGTGACATCGTAATTTCTGTTGAGACGGCTGCAAGGCAGGCAGAGGAGAGAGGACACACTCTTATTGATGAAATTCGTATCCTCATG GTTCATGGGCTGCTACATCTTTTGGGTTTTGATCATGAGCTAAGTGATGAAGCAGAAAAGGAAATGGAGAATGAAGAGGAACTTATGCTGAAGGGTCTTGGTTGGAAGGGGAAAGGTTTGATCCACAGTGCGTATGATGCTGAAGCCAATGGTGCTTCATGTGATCATCCGTTAGATG ACAGGAAGAGAGCTGGCAGTCTCCGGTTTTACAAACCAAAATTTGGCTACATCTTCTGCGATATGGATG GTACGCTTCTCAACAGCAAAAGTCAAATTTCTTCATCAACAGCAGAAGCTCTGAAAGAAGCCTCGTCAAGGGGTGTAAAAGTAGTGATAGCCACTGGAAAA ACTCGCCCATCTGTGATGAGTATTTTTAAGAAGGCCGATTTGGCAGGCAAAGATGGCATCATTTCAGAATTATCACCGGGAGTTTTTGTACAG GGATTGCTTGTCTATGGGAGGCGGGGACGAGAAATATTCAGAAAGAATCTAGAGCCTACAGTCTGCAGAGAG GCACTTCTCTACTCTCTCGAGCATAAAATTCCGATTATTGCCTTTACTGAGGATAGGTGCTTGACATTGTTTGAACACCAACTTGTTGACTCACTTCATACTGTGTACCACGAGCCAAAg GCAGAAATAATACCATCAGTTGAGCAGCTCATGGCAGGCGTTGAGATACAG AAGCTCCTTTTCTTAGATACTGCTGAGGGAGTTGCTGGTACTATAAGGCCATATTGGGCTGAAGCTACAGGTGATCGTGCATCTGTTGTCCAAGCACAACCGGATATGCTTGAAATTGTCCCGCTTGGCACATCTAAAGGAAGCGGCGTAAAAATACTTCTTGATCATCTTGGTGCTACTCCGGATGAG GTCATGGCCATTGGGGATGGGGAAAACGATGTGGAGATGCTGCAGTTGGCTTCTTTGGGTGTTGCTCTCAGCAACGGATCAGAGAAGGCAAAAGCTGTAGCGAATGTCATAGGCATCAGCAACGATGAAGATGGAGCTGCTGACGCTATATATCGTTATGCATTCTGA